Within Deinococcus actinosclerus, the genomic segment GGGGCTGAGGGCGGGTACGCGGGTCACACGCCCCCTCACCCGCCCCTGCGGGGCACCCTCTCCCACGAGGGGAGAGGGCCGTCAGGTCGATCAGCCGCCCGCACCTGCCGGGCCCGCCGTCGCCGGTCACCCCGAGCCGTCGGACGCGCAGCGTCCGGGCCTTACCATCTTCACGGCAGCAGGGCGTCGAGGCCGGACACGTCAGCACCCATCAAAGAACCGCCGATCAAGTCACATCTCTTGGCCGAGCGCAGCGAAAAGCCCCCCTGCCCTCTGTGTAGGGGGGTTGGGGGGTGGGTCTCGCAGTTCAGTTCTCAGCGTCGGAGTCAGGCACGACGCGCGCGGGCGGCATGCCCTGCGTTTCGGACAGTTTGATCAGCCACGCGAACAGCTGGATGAACGCGAGGGCCAGCGCGGGGAGGCCGGCGAGCATCATGATCCAGCCGCTGAGCTGCTGGTTCTGGATGGGGGTGTAGTTCCAGAGGCACAGGGCCCCCACGTAGGGGGTGTAGAGGACGCGGGGGCTGTACAGCCAGACGCTGGCGACGCCCATCATGGGGAGGGCGGCGAGGAGGCCGAACCAGCCGCGTGAGCCGATGTCGGCGGGTTGCACGGTGGGGAGGGGGCGGAGGATGACGCTCCAGACGAGCAGGCTGCTCAGCAGGTACAGCCCCGGCAGGAGGGGGGCGGCGGTGTTGCTGACGACGCTGGCGTTGAAGCCGGCGGGGACGTTCCAGTAGATGATGACGGCCGTCCAGAGGGCCAGGGCCACCCAGGGGTCGAGCAGGAGGTTGAGGACCCTCCCGGGGCCGCGCCGGGGGTCGGGGCGCAGGCGGGGCAGGCCGAGCACGAGGAGGGGCGGGACGACCTCGGCGAGGACCATGAGGCGGGTCATGTAGAGGGCCATGCTGCTCTGGGTGAGGGTCGCGGCGCGGCTCTGGGTGGTCATCAGCAGGAGGAGCACACCCAGGGCGAACAGGGCGGCTTTCCAGGCGGGCCAGTCCTGCGCGCGGCCTTCACGGTGGGCCCGCAGGAAGCCCCAGAGGTACGCGGCGGCGATGAGCAGGGTGGGGATCAGGAAGAGGGGGTCGAGGCTGGGGCTGAGCAGGTCGGCCAGCGTGGGGTTGAGGGTGGAGGGCGGGGCGCTCATGGGGTCTCCATGACGTGTTGCAGGTCGGCCCGGACGCGCTCGACCTGGGGAAGCTGGGTGTAGTCCCACAGGACGCGCAGGTTGCCCTGGGCGTCGACGAGGTAGGTGGCGGTGGTGTGGTTGATCTGGTAGTCCGCGCCCTGGATGTCGGCCTTCTGGTAGCCGACGCCGTATGCCTGGGCGACGTTCGCCAGCTGCGGTTCGGGGACATGCACGCCGACGCCTTCCTTGCCGAAGTACGAGGCGTATTCGTTCAGGCGCCCCGGGGTGTCGCGGGCGGGGTCGACGCTGACGAGCAGGATGCGGAAGCGGGCCTTCTGGTCCTCGGGGAGGGCGTCACGGACCTTGTTCAGGTACGAGAGGGTCAGGGGGCAGATGCTGGCGCAGTGCGTGAACCCGAAGAACACGGCGGTGACCTGGCCCTGGCCGGGCGTGAACGTGAACGCGTGGGGCGCGGCGGTGGGGGTGTCGCTGACGGTGCCCGTGAAGCCCGTCGCGGCGGTGCCCTGCGGGTACGCGGTGCCGAAGAACGGGTAGGGGCTGCGCAGCCGCGCGGCGGCCCAGGCGCCCAGCAGGAGCAGGGTCACGGCGACGAGGGCCAGGATCGCGGACACGTACCAGGGCCGCGCGGGGGGGGCGCTGGTCGTCTCGGGGCTGATCGACTCGGGGCTGGGGGCGGGTTCGCTGGTCATCAGGGGGTCACCGTCATGGTTTCATCACGGGCGCCTGGATGGTCAGGGAGCGGCCCTGGTCGTCGGTCAGGGTGATGGGAATGGTCTGCCCGGGCTGGAGGGGCTCTGTCAGGTCCATGAGCATGAGGTGGTCGCCGGTGTCGCTGAGGGTCAGCGTACCGCCCGCCGGGAGGGTGAGGGCATCGGTCATGCTCATGCCGGTCATGTTGTCCTCGGTGCGGGTGACCATCAGCATGGCGTGCCCGGCGGCGGGGCTGCTCACCTCGGTCAGGCGGACGTCCGCGTCCCCGGTGCTCCGCAGGGTGGCGAACACGCTCGTCTCGCGGATGCCGGGGGGCACGGCCACCACGCGGGCGTCCATGACGCGGGCGGGCAACGTGCTGCTGGCTGCCGTGGCCGCAGGGCTGGCCTGCGAGGCGGTCTGGGGTGCGGGGGTGCTCGTGGTGGCGGGGCGGGGGCGCAGCAGGGCAGCGGCCAGCGCGGCGGCGAGGATCAGCAACGCGGCGATCAGGAGGGGCCGGGCGGGTCCGGCGCGGCGGGTTGAGGTCATGGGTCGCTCCTTCATGGCGGGGCGTGCCCGGCGCGGGCAGCCGTCAGGGTGCAGTGTAGGCGCGCGCGCGGGGGG encodes:
- a CDS encoding SCO family protein; this encodes MTSEPAPSPESISPETTSAPPARPWYVSAILALVAVTLLLLGAWAAARLRSPYPFFGTAYPQGTAATGFTGTVSDTPTAAPHAFTFTPGQGQVTAVFFGFTHCASICPLTLSYLNKVRDALPEDQKARFRILLVSVDPARDTPGRLNEYASYFGKEGVGVHVPEPQLANVAQAYGVGYQKADIQGADYQINHTTATYLVDAQGNLRVLWDYTQLPQVERVRADLQHVMETP
- a CDS encoding cytochrome c oxidase assembly protein; its protein translation is MSAPPSTLNPTLADLLSPSLDPLFLIPTLLIAAAYLWGFLRAHREGRAQDWPAWKAALFALGVLLLLMTTQSRAATLTQSSMALYMTRLMVLAEVVPPLLVLGLPRLRPDPRRGPGRVLNLLLDPWVALALWTAVIIYWNVPAGFNASVVSNTAAPLLPGLYLLSSLLVWSVILRPLPTVQPADIGSRGWFGLLAALPMMGVASVWLYSPRVLYTPYVGALCLWNYTPIQNQQLSGWIMMLAGLPALALAFIQLFAWLIKLSETQGMPPARVVPDSDAEN
- a CDS encoding copper chaperone PCu(A)C, which gives rise to MTSTRRAGPARPLLIAALLILAAALAAALLRPRPATTSTPAPQTASQASPAATAASSTLPARVMDARVVAVPPGIRETSVFATLRSTGDADVRLTEVSSPAAGHAMLMVTRTEDNMTGMSMTDALTLPAGGTLTLSDTGDHLMLMDLTEPLQPGQTIPITLTDDQGRSLTIQAPVMKP